A genomic region of Elusimicrobiota bacterium contains the following coding sequences:
- a CDS encoding FlgD immunoglobulin-like domain containing protein, with amino-acid sequence MNAKSMKRLGFSFLLFTFYFLCWTSLKSQWLVEKIEAGFDINKYAIGDGRNDGINRVYVGQENLGKPGYIAEVSWQQDNWEVSHIDTNPEVYNSPYGYGDAITTIAIGDGKNDGQNRVYASYYYSKKINEFNWTGSSWTKTLVDLIDGNNSIITVGDARNDGIKRLYAGSAVDGILEYTWTGSSWTKATVLPEVGSVLSNLRIADGQGDGKQRLYVIGEKLSELTWTDTNGWQATNICNGNGLAIGDGRNDGINRIYSGGSQYSQDISEWTWNGTKWIEKFISNIESPIVLEVKDGRNDGRNRVYIKTYVYSRSDGVDWKSQLVEFSWDGFLWTQTDTSDYSGNDYAIIASPRNDNKNRLYTTGSGLLEYTWAYPQPAYDSSKTQQDKLQPVNNYFKQGSGWTTIWYKVDKAGDVSVKLYTTNGELVRTLFEGHKDVGEYSEVWTGRNDQNDIVGSGIYLVRLKAPGVNVTKKVCVVK; translated from the coding sequence ATGAACGCAAAATCTATGAAAAGGTTGGGTTTCAGTTTTTTACTTTTTACCTTTTACTTTTTATGTTGGACTTCTTTAAAATCTCAATGGCTTGTGGAAAAAATTGAGGCAGGTTTTGATATTAATAAATATGCTATTGGTGATGGGAGAAATGATGGAATAAACAGAGTTTATGTTGGACAAGAAAACTTAGGTAAGCCAGGATATATTGCCGAAGTCAGCTGGCAACAAGACAATTGGGAAGTGAGTCATATTGATACAAATCCTGAGGTGTATAATTCTCCTTATGGATATGGAGACGCTATTACTACTATAGCCATAGGTGATGGAAAAAATGATGGTCAGAATCGTGTATATGCTAGTTATTATTATTCTAAGAAAATTAATGAATTTAATTGGACAGGCTCAAGTTGGACAAAAACATTAGTAGACTTGATAGATGGAAATAATTCAATAATTACTGTTGGAGATGCCAGGAATGATGGTATAAAGAGATTGTATGCAGGTTCTGCTGTAGATGGTATATTAGAATATACTTGGACAGGTTCAAGTTGGACAAAAGCCACTGTGCTTCCGGAAGTAGGAAGTGTTTTGTCAAATTTAAGAATAGCCGATGGCCAAGGCGATGGCAAACAAAGATTATATGTGATAGGGGAAAAATTAAGTGAGCTTACTTGGACAGATACAAATGGATGGCAAGCGACAAATATCTGTAACGGTAATGGATTGGCTATAGGTGATGGAAGAAATGATGGGATAAACAGAATTTATTCTGGAGGTAGTCAATATAGTCAGGATATATCAGAATGGACTTGGAACGGTACAAAATGGATTGAGAAATTTATTTCTAATATAGAAAGCCCTATTGTGCTTGAAGTAAAAGACGGTCGCAATGACGGGAGGAATAGAGTTTATATTAAGACATATGTGTATTCCAGAAGTGATGGCGTTGATTGGAAATCTCAACTTGTGGAATTTAGTTGGGATGGTTTTTTATGGACACAAACGGATACTTCCGATTATAGCGGTAACGATTATGCAATAATAGCTTCACCACGAAATGATAACAAAAACCGACTTTATACAACTGGTTCAGGTCTTTTAGAATATACTTGGGCATATCCACAGCCGGCATATGACAGTAGCAAGACACAGCAGGATAAACTACAGCCGGTGAATAATTATTTCAAACAAGGTAGTGGATGGACGACGATATGGTATAAAGTTGATAAGGCAGGTGATGTTTCAGTAAAACTTTATACAACAAATGGCGAGCTTGTGAGAACACTTTTTGAAGGGCATAAAGATGTTGGAGAATATTCAGAGGTGTGGACAGGCAGGAATGACCAGAATGATATCGTCGGTAGCGGGATATATCTTGTTCGCTTGAAAGCGCCTGGTGTGAATGTGACCAAAAAGGTTTGTGTAGTAAAATGA